Genomic window (Xylanivirga thermophila):
GGATTATAATTGCCGAGACTATTGTAGGCCGGGGAAATCGTGCATTTGATCTATATTGTAAAATAGCTCCCGCCTGGCGGGAGGAAATCAGCGAAATTCATCGTACAGAGCCTTATGTGTATTCACAGATGATTGCAGGGGAAGATGCCCCACGTTATGGTGAAGCGAAGAATTCTTGGCTAACAGGTACAGCTGCATGGAACTATGTGGCTATCACTCAAGCCATATTGGGTATAAAGCCGGATTATGATGGATTAAAAATTTCACCATGTATACCTGAAAAATGGTCTGGTTTTACAGTAATAAGACATTTTCGTGGGGATACTTATGAAATTACTATTGATAATTCTGCCCATGTACAAAGGGGAATTAAGCGCTTAGAGATAGATGGTAAAGAAATAGAGGGGAATATTATTCCTGTATTTGGTGATGGTGAAAAGCATAAAGTATGTGCCTATATGGGTCAGATTTAAATTAAATAGATTAAATTAATTTAATAATGGCATGGAAAGACCTTTATAAGCTATACTGATTCTATTTTTGATTATGTCTATAATGCCATTGCGGGATAGGGGGAATTATATATGAGTTTTGGGGAAAATTTCATATGGGGTGCAGCGACTTCTTCATATCAAATAGAAGGCGCTGCCTTTGAAGATGGTAGAGGGCTTAGTATTTGGGATGATTTTTGTTCTATACCGGGAAAAATTTTTGGTGGACATAGGGGAGATATTGCTTGTGATCACTATCATTGCTACAGTGATGATGTAGATATAATGTCAGAGCTAGGTATTAATGCGTATCGATTTTCTACAGCCTGGCCAAGAATTTTACCTAGTGGTTTTGGTGAGATTAATTCTAAAGGGCTTGATTTTTATGATAAATTAGTGGATGCCTTATTGGAAAAGGATATCCTCCCTTATGTTACTTTATTTCATTGGGATTTGCCTTATGAACTCTTTAAACATGGGGGGTGGCTAAATCCTGACAGTCCAAAATGGTTTGCAGACTATGCTGAAATTGTGGCAAAAAAACTTGGCGATAGGGCAAAGTGTTTTATTACATTTAATGAGCCACAGTGCTTTATTGGATTAGGATATGTTACTGGGGCACATGCCCCGGGAAATATCATGTCGAAGAGGTCAAATTTGCAAATGGCGCACAATGTGATGCTTGCCCATGGCTATGCGGTACAGGCCATTAGAAGTGTAGTGTCCAATTCAAAGATTGGCTATGCTCCTACAAGCTCTGTTGCATATCCAGTTAGCAATTCTCCGGAAGATATAGATGCAGCGCGCAATGCCTATTTTAGTATACAAACAAATCCACATAATTATTTATGGAATGTAACTTGGTGGAGTGATCCTGTGCTACTTGGAAAATATCCAGAAGAAGGGATCAAATTATTTGGACCAGATTTACCTGTAATTGGACAGGATGATATGGATATAATCTCTCAACCACTGGATTTTTATGGTCAGAATATATATAATGGTTTTGCTATCAAAGCAGGCATAGATGGCGCTTGTGAATATGCCGAAAGGGTAAAGGGCTATTCAAAGACATCTATTGGCTGGCCCGTAACACCAGAATGTCTTTATTGGGGGCCTAAATTTTTATTTGAGCGTTATGGACTTCCAATCTATATTACTGAAAATGGAATGGCATGTCACGATACTGTATCTGTAGATGGTAAAGTGCATGATCCCAATAGAATAGATTTTTTACACCGCTATATTAGTGAACTAAAGAGAGCTATTGAAGATGGAGTAGATATTTCAGGATATTTTATATGGTCTTTGTTGGATAATTTTGAATGGACTAATGGATATTCTGAACGGTTTGGA
Coding sequences:
- a CDS encoding GH1 family beta-glucosidase, with protein sequence MSFGENFIWGAATSSYQIEGAAFEDGRGLSIWDDFCSIPGKIFGGHRGDIACDHYHCYSDDVDIMSELGINAYRFSTAWPRILPSGFGEINSKGLDFYDKLVDALLEKDILPYVTLFHWDLPYELFKHGGWLNPDSPKWFADYAEIVAKKLGDRAKCFITFNEPQCFIGLGYVTGAHAPGNIMSKRSNLQMAHNVMLAHGYAVQAIRSVVSNSKIGYAPTSSVAYPVSNSPEDIDAARNAYFSIQTNPHNYLWNVTWWSDPVLLGKYPEEGIKLFGPDLPVIGQDDMDIISQPLDFYGQNIYNGFAIKAGIDGACEYAERVKGYSKTSIGWPVTPECLYWGPKFLFERYGLPIYITENGMACHDTVSVDGKVHDPNRIDFLHRYISELKRAIEDGVDISGYFIWSLLDNFEWTNGYSERFGLVYVDYKNKKRIIKDSGYWYQKLIKTNGEIL